From Aurantimicrobium sp. INA4, one genomic window encodes:
- a CDS encoding DUF58 domain-containing protein, which produces MFLRVVTFRGWGWAVAAILCLIVGASQGWIELIGLGVAGVVTFGFASLYALFRHAHEVSFHLAHERVVVGDEAQLIVSVRNPTSHSFMGLDVFVPVGDSQVETQVGRLRKSAHEDISLPIPTEHRGMVQVGPARVVRQDPLGLVSREVVHGESRTLFIHPRTIGLMSMSTGFVRDLEGNPTKDLTDSDLSFHALREYVPGDDRRNIHWKSTAKTGQFMVRQFEQTRRSHLMIALDTDPAAYAGDEDFELAVSTAASLGVRAIRDTRDLSVLVSADARPQPTGRLSALREAARELASRRRAERPAVNRVRGLSTVSKDRLLDELSGVHLQEESPNIVELSRLASVQAADVSIAFVVTGPTVESKTLHSASIAFPAGVEVVIVSCAPEASPQTRRMGRLTVATIGRLDDVQQLLGKRMTLA; this is translated from the coding sequence ATGTTTCTTCGCGTAGTCACCTTCAGAGGGTGGGGTTGGGCTGTAGCAGCCATACTCTGCCTTATTGTTGGTGCTTCGCAGGGCTGGATTGAACTCATTGGCTTAGGTGTTGCAGGGGTCGTTACTTTCGGGTTCGCATCCCTCTATGCACTTTTTCGTCATGCCCACGAGGTTTCTTTCCATCTTGCGCATGAACGCGTCGTCGTCGGCGATGAAGCGCAACTCATCGTCAGTGTTCGCAACCCCACTTCACACTCCTTCATGGGCTTAGATGTTTTTGTTCCAGTGGGGGACTCTCAGGTTGAAACGCAAGTGGGGCGTCTTCGTAAGAGTGCTCATGAAGACATCTCGTTACCTATTCCGACTGAACACCGTGGCATGGTGCAGGTGGGTCCTGCCCGTGTTGTGCGTCAAGACCCACTGGGGTTGGTATCTCGCGAGGTCGTGCATGGCGAATCGCGCACGCTATTCATTCACCCACGCACTATCGGCTTAATGAGTATGAGCACAGGCTTTGTTCGTGATCTTGAAGGAAATCCCACAAAAGACCTCACCGATAGTGACCTGTCCTTTCACGCCTTGCGTGAATATGTTCCAGGGGATGATCGCCGCAATATTCACTGGAAATCCACCGCGAAAACCGGGCAGTTCATGGTTCGACAGTTTGAGCAAACTCGTCGCTCCCACCTGATGATTGCTTTGGATACTGACCCAGCAGCCTATGCAGGGGATGAAGATTTTGAACTCGCTGTCAGCACGGCAGCGTCCTTGGGCGTTCGGGCGATTCGTGACACCCGGGATCTTTCCGTGTTGGTGAGCGCTGATGCCCGGCCGCAACCAACGGGGCGCCTCAGCGCACTACGTGAAGCCGCACGCGAGTTAGCTTCCCGCCGCCGCGCTGAAAGGCCGGCAGTCAATCGTGTCCGAGGACTCTCAACTGTCTCAAAGGATCGTCTACTTGATGAACTCTCAGGGGTTCATCTCCAGGAGGAAAGTCCCAACATTGTTGAGCTTTCACGTCTGGCTTCTGTTCAAGCCGCGGATGTCTCGATTGCATTCGTGGTGACTGGCCCAACTGTTGAGTCCAAGACGCTTCACTCTGCCTCGATTGCTTTCCCTGCGGGTGTTGAGGTTGTGATTGTGAGCTGTGCACCGGAAGCTTCCCCGCAAACTCGTCGCATGGGACGCCTTACTGTGGCCACTATCGGACGTCTTGATGACGTTCAGCAGTTGTTGGGTAAAAGGATGACACTGGCATGA
- a CDS encoding FHA domain-containing protein, whose protein sequence is MNNPNENTHITPDDDTVIPVNPDDDTIIRVPIDETIVGSVEINESTVIDAATVDDATIVGAVIPVEDDTVITSDETVVPETTTGQYNTLIGSMLDTSLGVKQLLGDLENIEEEPEAQPEQQEEVVSQFTLRHINGTKWSLTKPVIFGRLPVVPVRSEQSVTLAVLSSPNGIVSSTHARLEMQGEVVVVTDLRSTNGTRIIIPSKPTILLAPGDSMALSVGAIVDLGDGNRIEVLG, encoded by the coding sequence ATGAATAACCCTAACGAGAACACCCACATCACCCCTGATGATGACACTGTCATCCCCGTCAATCCCGATGATGACACCATTATTCGGGTTCCTATTGACGAAACAATTGTGGGCTCGGTTGAGATTAACGAGAGCACGGTCATCGACGCGGCAACCGTGGATGATGCCACCATTGTCGGCGCGGTGATTCCGGTTGAAGATGACACCGTCATCACCTCAGATGAGACCGTGGTTCCCGAGACCACCACTGGGCAATACAACACCCTCATTGGTTCCATGCTGGATACATCCCTGGGTGTGAAGCAATTACTGGGAGATCTAGAGAACATCGAAGAAGAACCTGAAGCCCAGCCTGAGCAACAAGAAGAAGTTGTTTCACAGTTCACCTTGCGCCATATCAACGGAACAAAGTGGTCACTGACGAAGCCTGTTATCTTTGGGAGGCTTCCTGTGGTGCCTGTGCGATCAGAGCAGAGCGTGACACTGGCCGTTCTTTCCTCACCGAACGGAATTGTTTCCTCCACCCACGCCCGCCTGGAAATGCAAGGTGAAGTTGTGGTCGTGACGGATCTGCGTTCCACAAATGGAACCCGCATCATCATTCCATCCAAACCAACCATCTTGCTTGCACCAGGTGATTCCATGGCCTTGAGTGTTGGCGCAATCGTGGACCTCGGAGACGGTAATAGAATTGAAGTTCTTGGCTAA
- a CDS encoding MoxR family ATPase — translation MSMKPEQAAGFQKVFDKLVENVEQVLLGKNRTVRLAFTAMLSGGHLLLEDYPGTGKTSLARAMAQSVQGSHSRIQFTPDLLPGDITGVSIFDQKKGAFEFHKGPIFSNIVLADEINRASPKTQSALLEVMEEHHVTVDGVTHPTGEPFMVIATQNPIEQAGTYRLPEAQLDRFMMKASLGYPDHASTMQILEGSAKKKTGELDGVVPAEMVVKLIELAKTVHVDAEINDYVSRIVEATRFAPEVRLGASVRGALALIAASRVHAASQGRHFVIPDDVKALADSVLSHRLVLDPEAEFDGVTANNVVGKILIDLPVGAPAA, via the coding sequence ATGAGCATGAAACCCGAACAAGCTGCCGGGTTCCAGAAAGTCTTCGACAAACTGGTCGAAAACGTGGAACAGGTACTTCTGGGCAAGAACCGGACAGTTCGCCTCGCCTTCACTGCCATGCTCAGTGGGGGACACCTCCTCCTGGAGGACTACCCCGGCACAGGAAAGACCTCCCTAGCTCGGGCCATGGCTCAAAGTGTCCAAGGATCCCACTCGCGTATTCAATTCACCCCGGACCTTCTCCCCGGTGACATCACCGGTGTGAGCATCTTTGACCAGAAAAAGGGTGCCTTTGAATTCCACAAGGGCCCGATCTTTTCCAACATCGTTCTCGCTGACGAAATCAACCGCGCCAGCCCCAAAACTCAGTCAGCATTGCTTGAGGTCATGGAAGAACACCACGTCACCGTGGATGGCGTGACACACCCCACCGGCGAACCTTTCATGGTTATTGCCACCCAGAACCCGATTGAACAAGCAGGAACCTACCGACTACCTGAGGCACAGCTCGACCGTTTCATGATGAAAGCCTCACTGGGATACCCAGACCACGCCTCGACCATGCAAATTCTGGAAGGCTCTGCCAAGAAGAAAACCGGCGAACTCGACGGTGTCGTTCCTGCAGAGATGGTAGTCAAACTCATCGAGTTAGCCAAAACCGTTCACGTGGATGCAGAAATCAACGACTACGTTTCACGCATCGTCGAAGCAACCCGCTTTGCCCCCGAAGTGCGTCTGGGAGCTTCAGTTCGTGGCGCATTGGCGCTCATTGCTGCTTCGCGCGTCCACGCAGCATCACAAGGACGACACTTTGTCATTCCTGATGATGTCAAAGCGCTCGCCGACTCTGTTCTCTCACACCGCCTCGTGCTCGATCCTGAAGCAGAGTTTGATGGTGTTACAGCGAACAATGTTGTGGGCAAGATTTTGATTGATCTTCCCGTGGGAGCACCTGCCGCCTAA
- a CDS encoding protein phosphatase 2C domain-containing protein, producing the protein MTALGQNSTGTTVVDLSTGASVTLAWAAGTDVGNHRANNEDSYAIACPVFAVADGMGGHSAGDVASDAVVQRIAGLEKPGFADLDALEMALALSVSDLRSRLTEEQQGAGTTVTGAALVQEADQLQWAIFNIGDSRVYVKMGETFEQVTVDHSVVQQLVDAGTITKEEADYHPHANVITRAVGIIDEPIPDYVALPVVPGMRLLLCSDGLTKELTDVGIEHFLSAAPTVEDAVTELMNAALTNSGRDNVTLIVIDVMAVTVGHTESTVSPA; encoded by the coding sequence GTGACTGCCCTTGGCCAGAACTCAACTGGGACGACTGTTGTCGACCTGAGTACCGGGGCATCCGTCACGCTTGCATGGGCTGCAGGAACAGATGTGGGAAACCACCGCGCCAATAATGAAGACTCCTACGCGATTGCCTGCCCCGTTTTTGCTGTTGCTGACGGCATGGGCGGCCACAGCGCAGGCGATGTGGCCAGTGATGCTGTTGTGCAGCGTATTGCCGGGCTAGAAAAGCCCGGCTTTGCCGATCTGGACGCTCTCGAAATGGCTTTAGCGCTCTCCGTGTCAGATCTTCGCTCACGATTGACAGAAGAACAGCAGGGCGCTGGAACAACTGTCACAGGTGCTGCTTTGGTGCAGGAAGCCGATCAACTGCAGTGGGCAATCTTCAACATTGGTGACTCTCGTGTGTATGTGAAGATGGGCGAGACTTTCGAACAGGTCACCGTCGATCACTCGGTGGTGCAGCAGCTGGTTGATGCTGGCACCATCACCAAAGAAGAAGCCGACTACCACCCTCATGCCAATGTGATCACACGTGCTGTGGGCATTATTGACGAACCAATTCCCGATTACGTCGCACTGCCCGTTGTTCCAGGAATGCGTTTATTGCTGTGTTCTGATGGGCTGACCAAGGAACTGACCGATGTGGGTATCGAGCATTTTCTCTCAGCTGCACCGACTGTTGAAGACGCGGTAACAGAGCTCATGAACGCCGCACTGACTAATAGCGGCCGCGATAACGTCACCCTCATCGTTATTGACGTTATGGCTGTCACGGTGGGGCACACCGAATCCACAGTTTCACCTGCTTAA
- a CDS encoding Ig-like domain-containing protein, whose product MLKWTASLAALAMLVVGSILATGYQAQRVNLDDGAVWVTNGDKQAIGRANTKVFELNTVLTTDSAQMDLVQNSSHVFLINDATRSLDIVNQATGDVAESIPLPQDVTYAALAGDNVILHAPATGDVWVLPAATLSNFDAKTQPANFTVGADSVVAVSSTGYLVGVSASQGTLSKINTTSSVTPEIQQLDAELTAGKLQITLIGERWAVLDQQTATLYTQGRIIDLSSASFDVGQAVLQQPSTRGVEASGNSITSVSGSSSILVSHTAGLAVINLDSAEIFSSVATAQGRPASAVIHGECAYAAWSGGTVWSKCGAAEESTENAESMAGSAELVFRVSDQVIALNDALNGLVWAVQGGVRLIDNWDTLLEQQALEQQVVQTNNADAPEFAKDPQPPVAVDDDLGARPGRVTSLPVLLNDYDPNGDALVIDTVTSIPAALGEIFINADRSQVMVRLAPDASGTTQFDYSISDGRGGQASATVTLNIRPESENSPPVQARPTRTNVATGGQVIVNVLEDWIDPDGDAIFVASATVDAPDSLSYTPAGRVAFTDSGRGGGGLKQVALEVSDGRATGFGAVQINVRAPGQVPIVADAFAVIAIAGQPITINPSPHVRGGSGVLSLTGVPAVPGLDIVPDFADFSFSVTASRTGSTYVTYAVTDGDVTGSGLVRIDVIDPPEVSAQPITAAHAVYVPLQQTRTVDVTATDRDPSGGVLVVTGVTNFPFDSGIQVEVVDHRILRVTLTKPLDAAVAFGYRISNGVSQSEGTVTVVQTPAPTIAQAPVAVPDVVAVRVGDVISIPVLANDIHPDGGQLTLAAKLDQDVPSGAGLLFTSGNQLRFLAGSNPGTYSAVYRVNADNGQWASGTVTISVRAIDQDTNQAPTPRTVTARAMSGQTVRIPIPLVGIDPDGDSVQFVGLDTNPEKGSIAAVGSDWIEYDASAYATGTDTFSYSVVDALGAQASASIRVGIAEPLAGGRNPVAIADTVTARPGYTVYVRALQNDSDPDGRPLTLVSVTPQDDSVSAEIVGDLVKITAPMTPGRYGLVYEIENDLAGSASNFITVEVQTQAPLSRPVISDAVVSLSDILDQTSVDVNVLKGAFFADGPVSSLRPTIVSGYGSTARVISSNTVRVQVQETSQIIPFTVAHPEDPTVSSTAFIWVPGTDDALPQRKKGVKPLTVVSEQTLRIDINDYVIAALGKTVKLTDSNTVRATHADGSRLVVNDTTLTYTSEDRYFGPASISFEVTDGDSATSPGAHTATIVLPITVTPRENMPPVMLGANIDLEPGQEKTLDLVRVTRYPYVDDQDELEYTVSGDGSGVTATLSGQTLTLKASDDAVKGKTVPLTVTVKDKVAEGSPGQIIVRIVPSTRPLAIPVTDSIVAKRGETQTVDVLANDQATNPFPGQPLKVLAVRGLNNGNIPPGVTVTPSADKSTLTVTVSANADPSDTTLEYEVADATNDPDRYVWGVINISVQDVPSAPQAPTRAAGFVSGNLTLSWQAPAANNSPITKYTVESDAGYRKECTSTVCSLDGLPTGQRFRFTVSATNAIGTSLVSSWSEPLSADVIPSGPSSVSISAVTGQQGVATISWTAVTTPAGGSPVTGYEVVLFENGSPRSTFNLDANQTSLANIPVTPGFSYFARVTAKNSAQTTDWNSTDSGNFIAPGSPSQVTITSVSNSSSGATTLTWNAATAAGSAGALRYYVTRVGNISAGCPSDYATHPASGSLQGSDGDKTPGTYFIAVIAVNDFGCSATVTQVEVIASPTFTAVDCVIAPVTGTSANCGANLNPNTAFALKITGLSLTPAPVGTVSYQLKVGNSNWLELNALNAEFVTADFDSSRYASNSITPGAGQNVVVRACLSASNCSAPSSAMTVDIPTPTP is encoded by the coding sequence GTGCTCAAATGGACCGCATCTCTTGCGGCGCTAGCCATGTTGGTTGTTGGTTCAATCCTGGCAACTGGGTACCAAGCACAGCGTGTCAATCTCGATGACGGTGCTGTGTGGGTGACCAACGGGGATAAACAAGCAATCGGTAGAGCCAACACAAAAGTGTTCGAACTCAACACCGTGCTCACGACCGACTCCGCACAAATGGATCTGGTTCAAAACAGTTCACACGTGTTCCTCATCAACGATGCAACCAGGTCACTGGACATCGTCAATCAGGCCACTGGTGACGTCGCTGAAAGCATTCCACTTCCGCAAGATGTCACCTATGCCGCGCTCGCCGGAGACAACGTCATCCTGCACGCACCAGCAACCGGAGATGTGTGGGTGTTGCCTGCGGCAACCCTGTCGAATTTCGATGCGAAAACTCAGCCGGCAAACTTCACCGTTGGAGCGGATTCTGTTGTGGCAGTGTCCAGCACCGGCTACCTTGTTGGGGTCAGTGCCTCGCAAGGGACCTTGTCAAAAATTAACACCACCAGCTCAGTTACCCCAGAAATCCAGCAACTCGATGCTGAGCTCACTGCGGGGAAACTCCAGATCACCCTTATTGGGGAACGCTGGGCGGTGTTGGATCAACAAACCGCAACCCTCTACACCCAAGGCCGCATCATTGACCTCAGCTCTGCCTCCTTTGATGTGGGGCAGGCAGTTTTGCAACAGCCCAGCACACGCGGTGTAGAAGCATCAGGAAACAGCATCACCTCAGTTTCTGGTTCCTCCTCGATACTGGTTTCTCACACAGCAGGCCTCGCCGTGATCAATTTAGATAGCGCAGAAATCTTCAGCTCTGTTGCTACAGCTCAGGGCCGTCCCGCATCGGCGGTCATCCACGGTGAGTGTGCCTATGCTGCCTGGTCAGGTGGAACGGTGTGGTCCAAATGCGGTGCTGCAGAAGAATCCACTGAGAATGCGGAATCTATGGCCGGCAGTGCAGAGTTGGTATTTCGTGTCAGCGACCAGGTCATTGCCCTCAATGATGCCCTTAACGGACTGGTCTGGGCAGTCCAGGGTGGGGTCAGACTGATCGACAACTGGGATACTTTGCTCGAACAGCAAGCACTAGAGCAACAGGTTGTTCAAACAAATAATGCTGATGCCCCAGAGTTCGCTAAGGATCCGCAACCACCTGTAGCCGTGGATGATGATTTAGGTGCGCGCCCAGGACGAGTGACCTCGCTTCCGGTTTTGCTCAATGACTATGACCCCAACGGGGATGCTCTGGTTATTGATACTGTTACCTCCATTCCAGCAGCGCTGGGGGAGATCTTTATCAATGCGGACCGCAGCCAAGTCATGGTGCGCCTGGCGCCAGATGCTTCTGGAACCACACAGTTTGACTACAGCATCTCTGATGGTCGCGGTGGACAGGCCTCTGCCACCGTCACACTCAACATCCGTCCAGAGAGCGAGAACTCACCGCCTGTTCAAGCACGTCCAACCCGAACCAACGTGGCAACAGGTGGCCAGGTTATCGTCAACGTGTTGGAGGACTGGATTGATCCCGACGGGGATGCCATCTTTGTGGCCTCGGCAACCGTGGACGCCCCCGATTCCCTCTCTTACACCCCAGCAGGCCGCGTAGCCTTCACCGACTCTGGCCGCGGTGGCGGTGGACTCAAGCAGGTAGCCCTCGAGGTCTCTGATGGCCGAGCCACTGGCTTTGGTGCTGTGCAAATCAATGTTCGAGCACCAGGACAAGTCCCCATCGTTGCTGATGCCTTCGCTGTTATTGCCATCGCTGGACAACCCATCACCATCAACCCGTCACCTCATGTGCGCGGTGGTTCTGGAGTGTTGAGTCTGACCGGTGTTCCTGCAGTTCCAGGATTAGATATCGTTCCCGACTTTGCTGACTTCTCCTTCTCGGTCACAGCGTCACGGACCGGTTCAACCTATGTCACCTATGCCGTCACCGATGGAGACGTCACCGGTTCTGGATTAGTGCGTATTGACGTGATTGACCCGCCGGAAGTTTCTGCTCAACCGATAACTGCTGCGCATGCTGTGTATGTTCCGTTGCAACAGACCCGCACAGTTGATGTCACTGCAACCGACCGTGATCCATCAGGCGGTGTTCTTGTTGTCACGGGTGTGACCAATTTTCCTTTTGATTCAGGCATTCAGGTTGAAGTTGTGGATCATCGCATTCTTCGGGTTACCTTGACCAAACCCCTCGATGCGGCTGTGGCATTCGGATACCGCATCAGCAACGGTGTTTCACAAAGTGAGGGCACCGTCACGGTGGTGCAAACACCAGCACCCACCATCGCGCAAGCACCTGTTGCTGTCCCTGATGTTGTGGCCGTGCGCGTTGGAGATGTCATCAGTATCCCGGTTCTCGCTAACGATATTCATCCTGACGGCGGCCAGCTCACCCTGGCGGCCAAGCTAGACCAGGATGTTCCTTCTGGTGCAGGTCTGCTCTTTACCTCGGGCAACCAGTTGAGATTTTTAGCAGGCAGCAACCCTGGAACGTACTCGGCGGTGTATCGAGTCAATGCAGATAATGGTCAATGGGCCAGCGGTACGGTAACGATCTCTGTGCGCGCGATTGACCAAGACACTAACCAGGCGCCCACCCCACGCACCGTGACAGCCCGTGCCATGTCGGGGCAAACAGTGAGAATTCCTATACCGCTGGTGGGCATTGACCCCGATGGTGACTCTGTTCAATTTGTCGGCTTAGATACCAACCCCGAAAAGGGCTCAATTGCTGCTGTGGGCAGTGATTGGATTGAGTACGATGCATCCGCCTATGCCACCGGAACCGACACGTTCAGTTACTCCGTTGTCGATGCATTGGGTGCTCAAGCCAGTGCATCAATCCGTGTAGGTATTGCAGAACCTTTGGCTGGTGGGCGCAATCCTGTCGCGATAGCCGATACGGTCACGGCACGGCCTGGATACACCGTCTATGTTCGTGCACTACAAAATGACAGTGATCCTGACGGACGTCCGCTCACTCTTGTTTCTGTGACCCCACAGGATGACTCTGTTTCAGCAGAGATCGTGGGAGATCTCGTCAAGATCACTGCACCGATGACACCGGGACGCTATGGCCTGGTCTATGAGATTGAAAACGATCTTGCTGGTTCTGCCTCCAACTTCATCACCGTTGAAGTTCAAACGCAGGCTCCGCTCTCACGCCCTGTTATCTCGGATGCTGTGGTGAGTCTGTCCGATATTTTGGATCAAACTTCAGTAGATGTGAACGTGCTCAAGGGAGCATTCTTCGCCGATGGTCCCGTTTCTTCCCTGCGGCCCACAATCGTGAGCGGTTACGGATCCACTGCTCGAGTTATCTCCAGTAACACGGTTCGTGTTCAGGTTCAAGAAACCTCTCAAATCATTCCCTTCACGGTTGCACATCCTGAAGACCCCACCGTGAGCTCCACCGCCTTCATTTGGGTTCCAGGAACCGATGATGCTCTGCCACAGCGCAAGAAAGGCGTCAAACCACTGACAGTGGTCAGTGAACAAACACTACGCATCGACATCAATGACTACGTCATCGCAGCCTTAGGAAAGACCGTCAAGCTGACCGATAGCAACACCGTGCGTGCTACGCATGCTGACGGTTCACGCTTGGTCGTCAACGACACCACCCTGACGTACACCAGTGAAGACCGCTATTTTGGTCCGGCATCAATTTCCTTCGAAGTCACCGACGGCGACTCGGCAACCTCCCCTGGAGCACACACCGCCACCATCGTTTTGCCGATCACGGTGACACCGCGTGAAAATATGCCACCGGTTATGCTCGGTGCCAACATTGATTTAGAACCTGGTCAAGAGAAAACCCTTGATCTCGTCCGTGTTACGAGATACCCCTACGTCGATGACCAGGATGAACTCGAATACACCGTCAGCGGAGATGGCTCCGGCGTCACTGCCACGCTCAGTGGTCAAACCCTCACTCTCAAAGCAAGCGATGATGCCGTCAAGGGAAAGACTGTTCCCCTCACTGTCACCGTCAAAGACAAGGTTGCTGAGGGTTCACCTGGACAAATTATCGTCAGAATTGTGCCCTCAACCAGACCCCTTGCCATTCCTGTCACGGACAGCATTGTTGCCAAACGTGGAGAAACCCAAACTGTTGATGTCTTGGCCAACGATCAAGCAACCAACCCCTTCCCTGGCCAGCCATTGAAGGTCCTTGCCGTGCGAGGCCTCAACAACGGCAACATTCCTCCGGGTGTAACGGTGACACCCTCAGCGGATAAATCGACGCTGACGGTCACCGTCTCTGCCAACGCTGACCCCAGCGACACCACGCTGGAATATGAGGTTGCTGATGCCACCAACGATCCAGACCGCTATGTCTGGGGTGTCATCAACATTTCAGTTCAAGACGTGCCCTCTGCGCCTCAAGCACCAACGCGCGCAGCTGGATTCGTTTCAGGAAATCTCACCCTGTCCTGGCAAGCACCGGCAGCCAATAATTCTCCAATTACGAAATACACGGTCGAAAGCGATGCGGGATATCGCAAAGAATGCACCTCGACTGTTTGCTCATTGGACGGATTGCCCACCGGACAGCGCTTCCGCTTTACGGTGAGTGCAACGAACGCCATTGGCACCTCACTGGTCAGCAGTTGGAGTGAGCCACTGAGTGCCGATGTTATTCCTTCGGGACCATCCTCTGTGAGCATTTCAGCCGTAACAGGCCAACAAGGGGTTGCAACGATTTCCTGGACGGCGGTCACGACACCCGCCGGTGGCAGTCCTGTCACAGGATACGAGGTGGTTTTGTTTGAAAACGGAAGCCCACGGTCCACTTTCAACTTAGATGCTAATCAAACTTCTCTGGCCAATATTCCGGTGACGCCTGGATTCAGCTATTTCGCCAGGGTGACAGCTAAGAACAGTGCGCAAACTACAGACTGGAACTCAACCGACTCAGGAAACTTCATAGCTCCGGGCTCACCCTCCCAAGTCACCATCACGTCAGTCAGCAACAGTTCCTCAGGTGCAACAACCCTCACCTGGAATGCCGCAACGGCTGCTGGTTCTGCTGGTGCGCTGCGCTATTACGTAACCCGAGTGGGAAATATTTCAGCAGGTTGCCCGAGCGACTACGCAACCCACCCCGCTTCAGGTTCGCTGCAGGGATCTGATGGCGACAAGACACCTGGAACCTACTTCATTGCCGTCATAGCGGTAAATGACTTTGGATGTTCTGCAACAGTGACCCAGGTTGAAGTTATTGCCTCACCAACGTTTACTGCTGTTGATTGCGTTATTGCACCTGTAACAGGGACATCAGCAAACTGTGGCGCAAACCTCAACCCAAACACTGCTTTTGCGCTGAAAATTACCGGTCTATCGCTCACACCTGCTCCTGTTGGCACTGTGAGTTATCAGCTGAAGGTTGGTAATTCGAACTGGCTAGAACTGAATGCTTTGAATGCTGAGTTTGTTACTGCTGATTTTGATTCAAGTCGCTATGCCTCCAATAGCATCACACCTGGAGCAGGTCAGAATGTTGTTGTAAGGGCGTGTTTGTCGGCTTCAAACTGCAGCGCCCCCAGTTCAGCAATGACCGTAGATATTCCAACTCCCACACCCTAA
- a CDS encoding serine/threonine-protein kinase yields the protein MARRLPSTPPVLSGFTFVRVLGSGGFADVFLYEQQLPRRNVAIKVLLPEVVNPRVRDMFQSEAQLMSQLSTHPAILSVFEAGVSSDGRPYLVTEVCNSGYGERFRAETLPVAEALRTGIKIAAALETAHRANVLHRDIKPGNILITAYGHPVLSDFGIASSVYQGDNTTAVGLSVPWSAPEVIRETTTGTTASEIWALGATVYSLLAGRSPFEVPGKDNSPGHLAGRILKSKPQPIGRDDVPPQLEALLLKALSKNPIDRQHSAVEFARELQQIETSMGLAQTPLDVVGDEWGSNAIVINENDRTMLAPLDAHANPSWRRAGYSGTPAQRDELALVASKRRRRLLWSVLGSAAALIAVITTIVIVVAQ from the coding sequence ATGGCAAGACGTCTACCGTCAACCCCACCAGTGCTTTCTGGCTTCACATTTGTTCGAGTATTGGGCTCAGGTGGATTCGCTGACGTCTTTTTGTATGAACAGCAATTGCCAAGGCGCAATGTGGCCATCAAGGTTTTGCTCCCTGAAGTAGTCAACCCTCGCGTTCGTGACATGTTCCAATCGGAGGCTCAACTCATGTCACAACTGAGTACTCACCCAGCCATTTTGAGCGTCTTTGAAGCAGGCGTGAGTTCAGATGGCAGGCCTTATCTGGTCACCGAGGTATGTAATTCAGGATATGGTGAACGCTTTCGTGCCGAAACTCTCCCGGTAGCAGAAGCACTACGAACCGGAATCAAAATCGCCGCAGCGCTGGAAACCGCACACCGAGCAAACGTCCTGCATCGAGATATCAAACCAGGAAACATACTCATCACCGCATATGGTCACCCTGTCTTGAGCGACTTTGGTATTGCTTCCTCGGTCTACCAAGGAGACAACACAACGGCAGTTGGTCTTTCTGTTCCCTGGTCAGCACCCGAGGTCATCAGAGAAACCACCACCGGCACCACAGCTTCAGAAATCTGGGCTCTGGGTGCAACTGTCTACTCGTTGTTGGCCGGACGCAGCCCCTTCGAAGTGCCCGGGAAAGACAATTCACCAGGACACTTAGCCGGCCGCATTCTCAAATCCAAACCACAACCCATCGGACGCGACGATGTTCCACCCCAACTCGAGGCTCTCCTGCTCAAAGCATTGAGTAAAAACCCCATCGACAGACAACACTCTGCGGTGGAATTTGCGCGCGAACTCCAACAAATTGAAACCAGTATGGGATTGGCCCAAACACCCCTGGATGTCGTCGGGGACGAATGGGGATCCAATGCCATAGTCATCAACGAGAATGACCGCACCATGCTTGCACCACTTGATGCCCACGCCAACCCAAGCTGGCGTCGCGCCGGATACAGCGGAACACCCGCGCAACGCGATGAATTAGCCCTCGTTGCCAGTAAGCGTCGACGCCGACTGCTGTGGAGCGTGCTCGGTTCGGCAGCTGCGCTGATTGCTGTCATCACCACTATCGTGATCGTGGTGGCGCAATAA